A stretch of DNA from Coccidioides posadasii str. Silveira chromosome 1, complete sequence:
GGGCCGCATGCGGACCGTTCCAGGAACGGAGGTGGAAGCGGGTGTAACTCTGACAGGTACGAAGCTATGGTCGTAATCGGCACATCACGGGGCACGGGGTATCGGTAGGCAAATGTAGACAAATCATAGAGAGCCAGGTCAGAGGGCAGGACAGACGGGCTGCAGGCTGGGTGAGGCCGTCGCTCTTCTTCGCCGCGAGTGGTCGGTGGACGTCGGTCGACGTGCCGGGATGGCATGCACGGCCACATGACATCAGCCTCTAGCCACCCCTCCAGGACTTCGGCAGCTCCCCACGTGATCCAGTCCGAGAATTCGCTTAGTCATATTCACGTGATTATTGCGCTAAACCCGAAGCGCGCACTGCGCTCACGCCCATGTTTGTCGTCGCCCAAAAAAGGACGAAGCAGCACAAGGGAAATCTTGAGTGAATCTCGTGAGACCGTTTGGCCCAGTCCCTTTTGCTTGTCACCTCCTGCTGTCTCGAACCCTCTGGAGCTCTAGAtccctctctttttccttcccgCTGCTTTACTAATAGCCATCTTCCCTTTGTGCCGCTGCCTTGTGGCCGCTTCTTTCAAGTCGCATCTCGCAATCTCACTCCTGCATATTGCCCTTCCTTGTCCCCAACATATTTACCTTATAATCATTTCTGCGCTGCTCTCACGCTGTAACGTCATAAATATCTCCTCTACAGCTTCGTTTCCAAGCTTCCACTGTCGCTGCCCTGTCGCCCATCTACAATACTTGCAACTTCCATCAGTGAGATATTCCCCATGGCTTCTGTAAGTGCCCCTTGACCTGCTCCCACCTACGCTATCCACCTCTGTCTTCCTGCTCGTTCTCGCCGCGTTTGCTTCAAATTCCAAGCTTCATACCCCATATCAGCCTATGACTAACCCGCCTTTTTAAGCAGCCTCGTCCGCTCCACACCTTCAACAACCCACCACCACCTTACAGCCTTCCAAACGGTTCTACAAGCGGCCCAGCCCCAGGGGCTACTGCATTGCTTCCAAACAACGGCAGAATTATCCAGTCAGGTTCTGTCCGTATTTTATGCGTTGCAGACGTTAGAGGTACTATGCTCCCCGCGTTTTACCCGTGCCTTAAGAATCCACACCCCAGCTTGGTTTAAGTAGTATAATAATTTTACTGACAATCCCTACCTTACTTCTGGCCAGGCAACCTAAAATCCTTGAACGAATTAGCCAAACAAGCCCGTGCAGATCACATCATCCACACAGGTGATTTTGGCTTTTATGATGACACTTCTCTCGACCGGATTGCCGACAAGTGAGATCCTTCTTCTTTACTATCCTGCACTCACACCCGATACTTCATTTCTGCACACGTCAAGTTGTCAGCAGCTGACATTTCCACTCATAGGACTTTGAAACATGTCGCCCAGTACTCGCCTCTTCTCCCAGAATCCATCAAACGCAGTATTGCTCAAGTCCCTCCGCAGCAATCCATTAAACACCGGTTCACCTCAGAGCAGCTCCTGCTTTCAGAACTCCCTCTTCTCCTAAACAAGCAGCTTACACTTGACGTCCCTGTATACACCGTTTGGGGTGCCTGCGAAGATGTCCGCGTTTTGGAAAAGTTCCGTTCGGGGGAATACAAAGTGGACAAGTTGCATATTATCGATGAAGCAAACTCCAGGTTGCTAGACGTCGGGGGCGTAAAGCTCCGCCTGCTCGGTCTTGGAGGTGCTGTGGTCATGCACAAGCTGTTTGATAATGGAGAGGGAAAGACCACCATCGCAGGTGGACAAGGAACAATGTGGACGACGCTTTTGCAGATGGGCGAGCTAGTCGATACAGCGAACCGCGTTTATGATCCGGCCGAAACCCGTATTTTTGTGACGCACGCCTCACCAGCTCGTGAAGGCATGCTTAATCAGCTTTCGGTTACCTTGAAGGCAGATTTTTCGATCTCTGCCGGCCTCCATTTCCGATACGGCAGTTCCTACAACGAATTTAGTGTTAATCCATCGCTCGACCACTACCGTGGAAAACTAGCGGCATCCAAAGCTTCCTTCAACGATGTATGGGATACAGTGCGCGGAGAGGTTGAAGCCGCCATCAACGCAAATGATGCCCAAAAGACCCTGCTCGACAATGCACTAGACATTGTTAACAAAATGCCAAGTGTTGCCAACGGTGGTAACCCCTTCGGAGGCCCAGTCACAGCCTCCAATGCGGGTGGTCAGGTTGATGAGAGCGCATTCAAAAACATGTGGAACTTTAACCTCGCAGACGCTGCCTTTGGTTACTTAGTTCTAGATATCGAAGGCGGAAGAATTGGAACGGAAATGCGTGCCCAGGGTTTCAACTTCTCACATCGGGGTGGGAAACCGGCCACGGCAGCTCCTGCGGCTCCGATCTCACAACAAACTACCACTGTTTCCCCAATGAGCGGTGGGGCAACTGGTCCTGGAGGCGCTTCTAGTTCTGCCCCCGGCCAAGCGAGACCACCACCGCAGTTTGGTCAAATGCAAGCCCAGCCGCCTCGTGGCGCGGGGCCTCAGTATCAACCGCCCGTTTCTCAAGGGCAACCACCATTGCCTAAGCCCACTCCCCCCAAATCTACGGCCTCCCCTGTGCCTGTAATCCCAGCTAAAGAAAAACCCGGCACTCCTCAACCAGCTGTTCCCAATGCTCCCCCATCCGGAAACGGCGCACCTGCAAAACAGACCGTTGCCGAGCCAAATGGCACAGCCCAAGCGGACAAGCCCTCAGAGCCCGTGTCGAAGCCAACTCCGGCTCTAGAAAAGAAACCAATTAATGGGCTTTTCATCTCCAATGTTGACAATGAGGAAGCCATCCGTAAATTGTTCCCTGATGAAGATCGAGCCAAAATCTTAAAAGTCGAAAAGCTAGGTAAATTCAACCATGTTGTTTCGTTCCCTACTCTAGAAGACGCCAAGGCAGCTTTAGAGAGGCAGCCACTTGAGCACAAGAGGCCTAGCCCTCCTGGACCAAACCGCAAACCCAACGTCAAGATGTTCGAGGATAGGAGCAGTCGCCGTGATGGCCAAGGCAACGCTGGAACCTGGCAAGCAAGCAATCGCGGTAGTGCAGCAGGCGGTCAGCGTAGTGGATACCAGAGTGGAAGCGCCACTAGCGACGGTGAGGGTGGTCGAGGCCGCGGAGGATTCGGTGGACGCGGACGTGGACGTGGAAGTGATCGAGGCGGACGTGGCGGGCGGGGAGGCAGAACTGGAGGATTTGGTAAAGGACCATCAGGAGTCGGGGAGTCGAACCCGCCGACCCCGGCATCAGGCGCGACACCGACACCTTCAGGTGGTGATAAACCAATGGAGTCATGAACATCCGCCCTAGTTGGAATTGTCACGAAGCGGCCCTAACTTTTAGTGATATCCCCTTCCTCTAGTATTTGCCCCCGAGGCCTTTGATGAACTTGTATTATCCACCCGTTAAATTCCTGAgaagatttcttttttctttttccctttcttgcTTGTCCGCTATTCCATTATGTGCTTCTAGTGTGTCTTAAATACCTTTGCTTATTTCAATGACGGGTTGTGCTAGCTTTTATGGAAACTGGTTTCTTTGTTTTCTAAAAGAACTTCATTTTTTCTACCTTCCCGTCCCTCAAGCTAATCATTCTTCTAACTTTCTTCTAATTGTGAAGGATTACGAAAAAGGGGTACGACGGGCCCCCGTCTTAGATGCCTTCCGCAGAGCTATGGGTCAAGGGCCAGATGCAATGGAAGACCTTGGATGAGGTGCTTGATTGGACTGTATCTCCCAGCCCTTTTTTGGTCTGCCTACGAAGGATTAAAAGCCACcgtttcttcctttcttcttaTGTATTCTACATATGAGCTCCGTATGTCTGCTTTGCTTATTTTTCTTCCCAGccttttatttttcctttatttttctttttcttttcttttcccttctttctcttcatttcttctttctttctttttgcccATTctaggtacggagtaatgcATTCGGGGTCAATGGGTGAGTTGAGAGCGAAGAACTCCCCTGATCCTTCCAAGACCCTTTTCGAATTGGATGATGGAGGTAATAACCAGGGGAATCAGGTCTTCGAAAGAGGAAATAGGTGAGGGAGCAGGGGCTCGAGCTAGATGACAAAAAGTGAGTGCAGATCAGTTAACCAACTCGAAAagatctactccgtacctctCTCTCGTGTAGTTAACTATCTCCCCTGATAAATGCAAATTCAATGTTCAGGTGATACGAACCCAGAGTAGTGAAAATCTTCCTTCAAGATCATACTATAATGAGCTACCTTTCGAACGGCAAATGTCCTGACATGTCAAATGTGCCCCGGTACAAGTTGATGGAAATAAAGGGAGAATCCATGATTGTGCAGTACATACATCCACACATTACAACCAatcctacggagtactttgtacagtacatacacaCAAAAGCATCATACAGCATTTTCACAGTTATGGAAGCAAATTCCATTCATCACATCAACGTATACACAGCAAGCCTTGAGGCTTGTAAATgaagttaaaaaaaaaaaaaaaaaaaaaaaaaaggcctaTCGAGCTCCGCTAGCAGATTATCAAGCCGTATAAACAAAATAAAGAACATAATAACTAGATCTCAAAGATGGAATGTAAAATGTTCAGGTGCTACAGGGCCGCGAAAACCTGCGCATATATATATCAATGGAAGCCTAGTTACAGGGCAGGCTATCGTGTTAAGACAGTGGCAAAACAAGAGGTGCAGAAGTGGGAATCTCGAGCAGACAAGACATGCGCAATTAAGAAACGAATACcatttttcccttttcatATTTTCGAATCTTCGAGGAAAGCGTACCCGAACTCTTTCATGAGAGTTTTCTTGCTCGAGTCATGATGTCCTCTACATCTTGCTTGTTCACAACAACTCCGCCTTCGGAACATCGTGCTTTGGTGCGCAATTCCGTGCATAGGCTGTCAACGTCGATTTCGCCGTTGCGGAACTTCTCCATGGACTGCAAGCGGTCCCTGTAACAAACAAATCGTCAACCAACCTGCATAGGAGGAAGAGTAATATCTCAAAGGAAAGGAGAGCTTACCATATCTTTGTACATGACAACATCTGTGACCTGTCCTCGCCGGGCACGACCTCTTCATCAGCATCCACTGACTGCTCAATCTGAGATATAAGATCAGGTTTTGGAGTTGGATTGGATCCAAGGTCGAAATTCGGGAACGAGTTGCTCAGGTCTGGAAGAGGGAATGCATCATTGAAGAAACTCCCAAACTCCTGGGACAAGACGGCGTCTTGTGGTTCGCGATAGTCATTGAAAAGGACAGGGTCAAATTGACCACCATTCTGTTGAACTAGCCAATTGAGTCCGGGAGAACTGTTGGTGTTATTTTCTGGGCTCGTCTGCTGGTTAGACGAATGCGAATTCTCCTTCTGACGTGACAAGGCTACCGGAACTGGATCTTCAGCACACCCACACGCTTCGTTGAGCTTTTCATAAAAGGATTTCTCACATTCGTCTAGGGGAACGGGACTATTGCTGGCATTTTTGGTATTCCGTTTTGTCTCGTCCTTCGCCGCAGGAGGTGAGTTAACAGCAGGTTCAGGGGACGTGCCAATGGATGAAGACTGGGCGTGATGAGATTCGGAAGAAGTCGAAGGAGAATTCGTGTTCGATGCACCCAGAGGCCCAGATCTGTGTGATGAGTAGCTTCCCTGTCGATTAGCTTGATCGACGCCGTTCGAAGGCTTAACAGGTATGCCGTTTGCATTGTAGGAGGGGTTGTTTTGCTGAGAGGCGCCAACTCCGCGCCCGTATAAAGAGCGG
This window harbors:
- a CDS encoding uncharacterized protein (EggNog:ENOG410PGW9~COG:S~BUSCO:3966at33183), giving the protein MASQPRPLHTFNNPPPPYSLPNGSTSGPAPGATALLPNNGRIIQSGSVRILCVADVRGNLKSLNELAKQARADHIIHTGDFGFYDDTSLDRIADKTLKHVAQYSPLLPESIKRSIAQVPPQQSIKHRFTSEQLLLSELPLLLNKQLTLDVPVYTVWGACEDVRVLEKFRSGEYKVDKLHIIDEANSRLLDVGGVKLRLLGLGGAVVMHKLFDNGEGKTTIAGGQGTMWTTLLQMGELVDTANRVYDPAETRIFVTHASPAREGMLNQLSVTLKADFSISAGLHFRYGSSYNEFSVNPSLDHYRGKLAASKASFNDVWDTVRGEVEAAINANDAQKTLLDNALDIVNKMPSVANGGNPFGGPVTASNAGGQVDESAFKNMWNFNLADAAFGYLVLDIEGGRIGTEMRAQGFNFSHRGGKPATAAPAAPISQQTTTVSPMSGGATGPGGASSSAPGQARPPPQFGQMQAQPPRGAGPQYQPPVSQGQPPLPKPTPPKSTASPVPVIPAKEKPGTPQPAVPNAPPSGNGAPAKQTVAEPNGTAQADKPSEPVSKPTPALEKKPINGLFISNVDNEEAIRKLFPDEDRAKILKVEKLGKFNHVVSFPTLEDAKAALERQPLEHKRPSPPGPNRKPNVKMFEDRSSRRDGQGNAGTWQASNRGSAAGGQRSGYQSGSATSDGEGGRGRGGFGGRGRGRGSDRGGRGGRGGRTGGFGKGPSGVGESNPPTPASGATPTPSGGDKPMES